One Primulina huaijiensis isolate GDHJ02 chromosome 5, ASM1229523v2, whole genome shotgun sequence DNA segment encodes these proteins:
- the LOC140976307 gene encoding 2-oxoisovalerate dehydrogenase subunit alpha 2, mitochondrial-like isoform X1, translated as MAFYVSKSGKYLRHFNQKIGFHAMINLTSRAACSSHEHYSVSENSRITHLLPCNRPTLFISRRFVSIKPDKQLDYLDDRGGSQVLNFPGGIVKFTQELKFLSESTERVPCYRVLDDRGQLLSNDCVQIDKNIAVKMYKDMVMLQTMDSTFYEAQRQGRISFYVTSIGEEAINISSAAALTMDDFVFPQYREAGVLLWRGFTLQDFANQCFGNKVDNGKGRQMPAHYGSKKHNYITVASTVGTQVLHAVGAAYALKMDGKDACTITYFGDGGSSTGDFHAALNFAAVVEAPVIFFCRNNGWAISTPVSDQFRSDGIVVRGQAYGVRSIRVYGNDALAVFNAVHVARKMAINESRPVLIEALTYRAGHHSTSDDSSKYRPIKEIEWWRLAQDPVARFRKWLEGDGWWDSQAEFELREATRKEVLHAIQVAEKIEKPGFEEMFSDVYDVPPSNLCYQEKSLRETVEKHQKDYPPDFPY; from the exons ATCTATTACCCTGTAATAGGCCAACCCTTTTCATCTCTCGCCGTTTTGTGTCGATTAAACCCGATAAGCAATTGGATTACTTGGATGATAGAGGTGGTTCTCAG GTTCTGAATTTCCCTGGAGGAATAGTTAAATTCACCCAAGAATTGAAATTTCTATCCGAATCAACAGAGAGGGTTCCCTGCTACCGTGTTCTTGATGACAGAGGGCAGCTATTAAGCAACGATTGTGTACAG ATTGATAAGAACATTGCTgtgaagatgtacaaagacatGGTTATGCTTCAAACAATGGACTCTACCTTCTATGAAGCTCAAAGACAGGGAAGAATATCATTTTATGTCACTTCCATTGGAGAAGAGGCCATTAACATTTCATCTGCAGCTGCACTTACAATGGATGATTTTGTCTTTCCTCAG TATAGGGAGGCCGGGGTTCTGCTCTGGAGAGGATTTACACTACAAGATTTCGCTAACCAATGTTTTGGAAACAAAGTCGACAACGGAAAAGGCAGGCAGATGCCAGCACATTATGGATCCAAGAAGCACAATTATATCACTGTTGCTTCAACAGTTGG TACTCAAGTTCTCCATGCTGTTGGTGCTGCTTATGCTCTAAAGATGGACGGAAAAGACGCATGTACTATAACTTATTTTGGAGACGGAGGCTCTAGTACG GGAGATTTCCATGCTGCGTTAAATTTTGCTGCTGTCGTGGAGGCTCCAGTCATATTTTTCTGCCGAAACAATGGATGGGCTATCAGCACCCCAGTTAGCGATCAGTTTCGAA GTGATGGGATCGTGGTCAGAGGTCAAGCATATGGAGTACGTAGCATTCGAGTTTATGGTAATGATGCCCTTGCTGTGTTCAATGCTGTTCACGTTGCTCGCAAAATGGCAATTAATGAATCCAGGCCAGTTTTAATCGAG GCCCTCACGTACCGAGCAGGACACCACTCCACGTCTGACGATTCTTCCAAATATCGTCCTATTAAAGAGATAGAATGGTGGAGATTAGCTCAAGATCCAGTGGCAAGGTTTCGAAAATGGCTTGAAGGAGATGGTTGGTGGGATTCTCAAGCTGAGTTCGAATTACGGGAGGCTACTCGTAAGGAG GTGTTGCATGCAATTCAAGTTGCAGAGAAGATTGAGAAACCAGGTTTTGAAGAAATGTTCTCAGATGTGTATGATGTTCCACCTTCAAACCTCTGTTACCAAGAAAAATCGCTTCGAGAGACTGTCGAAAAGCATCAGAAGGACTATCCTCCTGATTTTCCATATTAG
- the LOC140976308 gene encoding sugar transport protein 8-like, with the protein MDSFLLKFFPVVYEKKHRAKEDNYCKYDNQMLQLFTSSLYLAAVVCSFFASFCCKKFGRKRTMQMAAFFFFVGVVLNAAAVNIPMLIAGRLCLGAGVGFGNQAVPLFISEIAPAKYRGGLNICFQMLITVGILIANVINFLTSKMHTYGWRISLGGAAFPAIFLGLGSLLIVETPTSLIERGKTEEGLRVLKKIRGVEDVQEEYTEIFRATETAKKIKNPFKNLFKRSSIPQLFCGTILQVFQQFTGINVIMFYAPVLFQTMGLGSDASLLSAVVTGSINSAATLVAIFGVDRFGRRALLIEAAIQMLISQCITGVILAMQLGSTNAISKSYAYIVMALICFFVSGFAWSWGPLGWLIPSEIFPLETRTAGFFFAVSTNMICTFIIAQAFLTMLCHMRWSIFFFFAAWIVVMGCFAQFLLPETKGIPIDEMNERVWKKHWFWRRFFTDERGDQSCVEKELKLQVT; encoded by the exons ATGGATAGCTTCTTGCTGAAATTCTTCCCCGTCGTGTACGAAAAGAAGCACAGAGCAAAAGAAGATAACTACTGCAAATATGACAATCAGATGCTCCAACTCTTCACATCGTCACTGTACTTAGCAGCGGTGGTGTGCAGCTTCTTCGCGTCGTTTTGCTGCAAAAAGTTCGGGCGGAAGCGCACCATGCAGATGGCTGCGTTCTTCTTTTTTGTCGGAGTAGTCCTCAACGCTGCCGCCGTCAATATCCCTATGCTCATCGCTGGTCGTCTTTGTCTAGGCGCTGGAGTTGGGTTTGGAAATCAG GCAGTGCCACTGTTTATATCAGAAATTGCACCAGCAAAGTACAGAGGAGGCCTAAACATATGCTTCCAAATGCTAATCACAGTAGGCATTTTGATAGCAAATGTTATCAACTTTTTGACATCCAAAATGCATACTTATGGCTGGAGGATATCACTCGGTGGTGCTGCATTCCCGGCCATTTTCCTCGGCTTAGGATCCCTTCTCATTGTCGAAACGCCCACTAGCCTGATCGAGCGTGGCAAAACGGAGGAGGGTTTAAGGGTACTCAAGAAAATCCGAGGTGTAGAAGACGTCCAAGAAGAGTATACTGAAATCTTTCGTGCCACAGAGACTGCGAAAAAGATCAAGAACCCTTTTAAAAACTTGTTTAAAAGATCCAGTATTCCTCAACTTTTCTGTGGAACAATACTGCAAGTCTTCCAGCAATTTACGGGCATTAATGTGATCATGTTTTATGCCCCCGTGTTGTTTCAGACAATGGGGCTTGGGTCAGATGCTTCGTTATTGTCAGCTGTGGTTACCGGTTCTATCAATTCGGCGGCCACTTTGGTTGCAATATTCGGTGTTGATAGGTTTGGAAGAAGGGCTCTACTCATCGAGGCTGCAATCCAAATGCTTATTTCTCAG TGTATCACAGGAGTGATTCTTGCCATGCAGTTGGGCTCAACAAATGCCATATCCAAATCCTACGCGTACATAGTAATGGCTTTGATCTGTTTCTTTGTCTCGGGTTTCGCCTGGTCGTGGGGTCCCCTCGGCTGGTTGATCCCAAGTGAGATATTCCCACTGGAGACAAGGACTGCAGGCTTTTTCTTTGCAGTCAGCACGAACATGATCTGCACATTCATAATTGCTCAAGCTTTTTTGACGATGCTTTGCCATATGAGGTGGagtatcttcttcttctttgctgCCTGGATCGTTGTTATGGGATGTTTTGCCCAATTCTTGTTACCTGAAACTAAAGGAATTCCCATAGATGAGATGAATGAGAGAGTGTGGAAGAAACACTGGTTCTGGCGTAGGTTCTTCACGGATGAACGAGGTGACCAATCTTGTGTGGAGAAGGAGCTCAAGTTACAAGTTACCTAA
- the LOC140976309 gene encoding uncharacterized protein: MEDSKTGNGGNKKKFTCSKFHWKPEEDILLTTLVQRFGPNNWELIAKHFPGRTGKSCRLRWVNQLDPQINKTPFSVEEKRKVLELHQCYGNKWAIISKHFCRRTDNQVKNQYHVLIGSRTFRATSPPSGDNPEDTPKDESMNLSQFENVSTMAFGSQVSNISYNRDNNSGFDPCSDVIPYRVEVPFIDSGRSVYGKNEMWYAASGSDPGLIGPHSFDNANLGYIGTDQNTIWDDAMNSDVSYTELLNLPLVSPPQQGCVKDHNFIDFFGLEKP, encoded by the exons ATGGAGGACTCTAAAACAGGGAATGGGGGAAACAAAAAGAAGTTTACATGCAGCAAATTTCATTGGAAGCCTGAGGAAGATATACTGCTGACAACACTTGTCCAAAGGTTTGGTCCAAATAATTGGGAGCTTATAGCGAAACACTTCCCAGGAAGAACAG gGAAGAGTTGTCGCTTAAGGTGGGTGAATCAATTGGATCCCCAAATTAATAAGACGCCGTTTAGTGTAGAGGAGAAGCGAAAGGTTCTTGAACTTCATCAATGCTATGGAAACAAATGGGCAATTATTTCTAAGCATTTTTGTCGTCGAACAGATAATCAAGTGAAGAATCAGTACCATGTACTTATCGGCAGTCGGACGTTCAGAGCCACTAGCCCACCTTCTGGTGACAACCCTGAAGACACTCCTAAAGATGAATCTATGAATTTGTCTCAGTTTGAGAATGTATCAACAATGGCATTTGGATCTCaagtttcaaatatttcttataACAGAGATAACAACAGTGGCTTTGATCCATGTTCTGATGTCATACCTTATAGGGTTGAGGTGCCGTTTATTGACAGTGGACGTTCTGTTTATGGCAAGAATGAAATGTGGTATGCTGCAAGTGGCTCGGATCCGGGCTTGATTGGTCCTCATTCTTTTGATAACGCTAATCTAGGATACATCGGTACCGATCAGAACACAATCTGGGACGATGCGATGAATTCTGATGTTAGCTATACTGAACTCTTGAATCTTCCTTTAGTGAGTCCTCCCCAGCAAGGATGTGTCAAAGATCATAACTTCATAGACTTTTTTGGACTTGAAAAGCCTTGA